The Rhizoctonia solani chromosome 4, complete sequence genome contains a region encoding:
- a CDS encoding GRIP domain-containing protein — protein sequence MDDLASSPKMTTNGLEKHEEEHDVPKTNEERIAQLEQELEKTRAESDSWAEQYRTLLAKLTTMRTTLGNKLQQDAEELDRREQHIMQLTTTNEDLSSTIETLKQELNNSLEDSSNLSRELSAFRQRALDSTSSADAELEQMRAEAEHTRRDLEITRRELEEERLDREEFEREAAQERVMAEELKAQLVVLRREVEQAAAQRNREAEAVQREKEKSANLQSVLEDFQLAKDMEIRQALAESESTLQHTIKQLAEFKSRALQAEASRFSVERVSTLEKEVKEKNLLIGKLRHEAVIINEHLTIALRKLRSSAASSSSSVDRELVSNILLSFLSAPRTDGTRFEMLAVLSNILGWGEVEREKAGLQRSGGSGAITPIGTGIMPRKASSASAGGKALELDGSDETDSFSKMWVEFLLKEANQGSAPPTPTGAGPAVGISVLGSPRTASLSGLPSLTKSNSSPISKPSSLASPTTPTPSITPPRLSTSSLSRSSLGVGLGIPKRGDATSPLARTEIEEQ from the exons ATGGATGACCTAGCCTCATCACCAAAGATGACCACTAATGGTCTAGAGAAGCACGAAGAAGAGCATGATGTCCCCAAGACAAACGAAGAGAGGATTGCACAACTAGAACAGGAGTTAGAGAAGACAAGAGCCGAAAGTGACAGCTGGGCAGAGCAATATCGTACTCTCTTGGCAAAGCTCACTACTATGAGAACTACTTTGGGGAATAAGCTTCAGCAAGACGCG GAGGAGCTTGACCGGAGGGAACAGCACATTATGCAATTGACTACCACCAACGAGGATCTTTCCAGTACCATCGAAACTCTGAAACAAGAGTTAAACAACTCACTGGAAGACTCATCCAATCTTTCGCGAGAACTGTCTGCGTTTAGACAACGCGCTCTGGATTCGACCTCTTCTGCTGATGCAGAATTAGAACAAATGAGAGCCGAGGCAGAGCACACTCGGAGGGATTTGGAGATAACTAGAAGAGagttggaagaggaacggCTAGATAGGGAGGAATTCGAACGAGAGGCGGCTCAAGAAAGGGTCATGGCCGAAGAGCTCAAGGCCCAGCTGGTAGTCTTGAGGAGAGAAGTCGAGCAGGCTGCAGCCCAGAGGAACAGGGAGGCTGAGGCAGTTCAGCGTGAGAAGGAAAAAAGTGCCAATTTACAGTCAGTGCTGGAAGACTTCCAGCTCG CCAAGGATATGGAAATCCGACAAGCTCTCGCCGAATCTGAATCTACCCTGCAACATACAATCAAGCAGCTAGCAGAGTTTAAGTCCCGTGCATTACAGGCGGAGGCAAGTCGGTTCAGCGTCG AGCGCGTTAGCACCCTCGAGAAAGAAGTGAAGGAAAAGAACTTGCTAATAGGAAAGCTGAGACACGAAG CTGTGATTATCAATGAACATTTGACCATCGCTCTCAGAAAATTGCGCAGCTCTGCCGcttcttcgtcgtcgtcagTGGACAGGGAGCTCGTTTCGAATATCCTACTTTCCTTCCTGAGTGCCCCGCGCACTGATGGAACAAGGTTTGAAATGCTTGCCGTGCTATCCAACATACTTGGATGGGGGGAAGTTGAGCGTGAGAAGGCGGGCCTTCAGAGGAGTGGTGGATCTGGAGCCATAACGCCCATAGGTACAGGTATCATGCCACGGAAGGCCAGTAGTGCATCGGCCGGAGGAAAGGCCTTGGAATTGGACGGAAGTGATGAAACCGAC TCATTCTCCAAGATGTGGGTCGAGTTCTTGCTGAAGGAGGCTAATCAAGGTAGCGCCCCCCCGACTCCTACTGGAGCAGGCCCCGCAGTTGGGATATCAGTGCTCGGGTCTCCCCGAACGGCCAGCCTCTCAGGCCTACCAAGCCTGACAAAATCTAACTCGAGCCCCATCTCTAAACCTAGTTCTTTGG CATCTCCAACCACTCCAACTCCATCAATAACACCTCCCCGGCTTTCCACTTCCTCTCTCTCCCGTTCGTCCTTGGGTGTAGGTTTAGGCATACCGAAGCGTGGTGATGCTACCTCTCCCCTGGCGAGAACCGAAATTGAGGAGCAATAG